The DNA segment GAGGACATCCGCCCGTTCGGCCTTTTCTCATGGTTTGTGAGCGCGGGGATGCGTGGCAAGGGACCGACGAATACTGACTATGGGAGAGCGAAGCACCGACGGCGTATTTCTTCCCCTTCTTGCATCGTGTATGATGAATGCAGGGAACACAATTCTGTTGCAAAGGGGAATCGCTATGCGGAAGGTTGTGTTGACGGGAAAGGATCTGACCATCGAAGAGGTTGTTGCCGTCGCCAGAGAGAACGCCCAGGTTTCCGTCGCCGGCGAATGCCGCGAGGAGATCCGTGGGGTGCGCGACTATATCGAAGAGCACTGGATCCGCCCCGACGCCCCGCCGACCTACGGGTTCAACACGGGGCTCGGAAAGCTGAAGGACTACACCATTGATATGGAACAGAACGACCAGTTCCAGCACAACATCGTCATGTCCCACTGCGGCTGTGTCGGCGAGCCCGCCGGCGAGGATGTGGTCCGGGCGACCATGCTGGTGCGGATCAATGCATTCTGCCAGGGCGTCTCGGGACTGCGTCTGGAGGTCATCGACCGTCTTGCGGAGATGCTCAACAGGGGCGTTCATCCCGTGATCCCCCTGCTTGGATCCGTCGGCGCCAGCGGTGATCTCGCCCCGCTCGCCCATATGACCTCGGTGCTGATCGGTCACGACCGGGCGGAGGCCTTCTACAGGGGGGAACGTATGGCCGCTCCGGAAGCGCTCCGGCGGGCCGGCATCGCCCCGGTGCGGTTCCAGCTGAAGGCCAAGGACGCTCTGGCACTGATCAACGGGACCACCATGTTCGCCGGCATGGCTGCGCTGGCCTGTCACGACGCTCTGGAGCTGGCCAGACAGGCCGATGTGGCTACGGCCCTCTCCCTGGAGGCTGTCCGGGGCGAGCTGGCCGCCTTCGATCCGAGGATCCAGAAGGTGCGGCGCCATCCGGGCCAGGCCAGGGTGGCCGAGAATGTCCGCACCCTGACGGCGGAGAGCACTAGAACCACCGAGGAGGCGCGGAAGGTCCATCTGGCAGACGACCTCATGCACCCCGGCCCCTACAAGCCCCGGGTGCAGGACCTCTACTCGCTGCGCTGCATGCCTCAGGTGCACGGCTCCGTCCGGGACAACCTGGACTATGTGTGGCAGACCATCGAGCGGGAGCTCAACGCCGCCACCGACAATCCCCTGGTCTTCCGGACCGAGTCCGGGGAAGAGCTGGAGTTTCTCAGCGGCGGCAACTTCCACGGCGAGCCCATCGCCTTCGCCATGGACCTGCTGACGGTCTCGCTGGCGGAGCTGGGCAACATCTCCGAACGGCGGACCTTCTCCCTCACCGATCCGGCCCTGAGCTACGGTCTGCCTCCCATGCTCTCGGGGAGCCCCACCGGGCTCAACTACGGCTACGGGATCATCGCCTGCTCCGCCTCGGCGCTGGCTTCGGAGAACAAGACCCTCTGTTTCCCGGCTACCGCCGACACCATCTCCACCAAGGCCGGGCAGGAGGACCACGTGAGTATGGCGCCCTGGGCGACCAGGAAGGCCGTTATGGTGGAACGGAACCTCGAAAAGATGCTGGGTATCGAGTTCCTCCTGGCCGCCGAAGCCGTCACCCTGACGGAGCCGGAACTGGGACGGTTCCGGCTGGGAAAGGGCACGCAGGCTGTCTTCGACAGAATCCGCGCCGACGTGGAGGGCACAAGTGCAGACAGCTACATGCCCGACCAGTCCGGGCCGCTGGTGTCGCTGGTGGAGCGGCGTGAGATGCTGAAGGCCGCGGAATGGGCGGTGGGCCTGCTGCAGTAGAGAGACTCTGCAGAGAGATCGAGCGCATGCGTGCGTGAATGGAAGCCCTCGTCCAGGTGCCGCCGGCATGCCGGGCGAGGGCTTTGCTGCGCCCCAATGTCCTGCGGTGCGGGATGCGTACCTGAAGGAGCGCGCCCCGGCTTTCCTCCGGGACTCTCCCTTCCTGCCCTGATGCGCTGTATACTGGAAGCTCCATGCCAATGTACAATAGGGGAGAGATCCAATGAGGCAATCGTGGGGAGAGGGATACATCGATGATCACTGATTATGCCCGGACCTTTGATTACGACGGGTTCATGGAAGAACTGGAAGCGGCCTTCCAGGGCTATGGCAAGGCGGCTGTTCGGGATTTTGTGGCGATGAAACGCAGGGACCCCTTCCGCGTATTGATCGGAACCATCCTCTCGTCCCGCACCAAGGACGAGGTGACCAGTGTCGCCTCGGAACGCCTCTTCGCCGAGGCCCCCGATACCGAGGCCCTCGCGGCGTTGCCGGAGGTGGAGATCGAGGAGCTGATCTACCCCGTGGGGTTCTACAAGACCAAGGCGAAACATCTTCAGGCCACGGCCCGCATGCTTCTGGAACACTACGGCGGCGAGGTGCCCAGTACTCTGGCGGAACTCCTGAAGCTCCCGGGGGTGGGGCGGAAGACCGCCAACCTCGTGCTGGGAGAGGCCTTCGGGACAAACGCGATCTGTGTGGACACCCATGTGCACCGGATCTCCAACAGGGTGGGGCTTGTGGAGACCGGCACACCGCAGGAGACGGAGCGTGACCTGGAGGCGATTCTTCCCGAACGCTACTGGATCCGGTACAACTACCACCTCGTCGCCCACGGGCAGGAGATCTGCAAGCCCATCTCTCCTTACTGTTCCCGATGCGCCCTCACTCCCTACTGCCGGCGTATCGGTGTCGCCAGAAGCAGGTGAGTCCCATCTGGCGTGATACGCTGGTCGCCATCCTCGCCGGGGGGAAGAGCCGGCGCTTCGGCAAACCGAAGCTCCAGGCCCGGATTGAAGCCAGAACCTTCCTGGAGCGCTCCCTCGACCTCGCTTCCGCTCTCTCGTCCTCCTCCTGTGTGGTCGTAGCGACCGGGGCCGCGCTTCCCGTGGCGGACGCACCGGTGCTCGAGGATCTCTACCAGGATATCGGTCCCCTGGCGGGGATCGTCACCGCACTCAGGGCCTCCAGGCTGCCCTATGTCTGCACACTCCCCTGCGATATGCCTCTCCTCTCCGCTGCTGTCTTCGAGACGCTCTACGCGAAGAGGGTGCCGGGGCAACCGGTGGTGGCACGCTCGCCAAAGGGACTGGAGCCGCTCATCGCGATCTGGCCCGCTGCGGCGGCCCCTGTTGTGGAAGGCTGTATCCGGCGAAGGAGATTGAACATCCGGGCTCCCCTCCGCGAGCTGGGCGCCGTGGTTGTGGACCTGGAAAGGGAGATGGACGGGTATCGACCGGAACTGATGACCAATATCAACTACCCTGAGGACCTTAAGCGTCTTCGGGACACACGGACTATGTGGGAGGGAGACCATCATGCTGACACTGAGTGAGATTGAAGCGGCCCGGGAGCGCATTGGCGACGCGGTCCACCACACCCCGCTGGTGCAATCCGCCACCCTCTCCGCCTGGGCGCGTTGCAAGCTTTCGCTGAAGGCGGAGAATCTTCAGAAGACCGGTGCCTTCAAGATCCGTGGGGCGCTGAACGCCGTCCTGAGCCTCTCTCCGAAAGAGGGAAAGAGAGGCGTGGTCACCGGATCGAGCGGCAACCACGGGCAGGCGGTGGCGCTCGCCGCAGCGCTCGCCGGCTACCCGGCGACGGTGGTGATGCCCGAGGATGCCTCGCCGGCCAAGGCCGCGGCGGTGGAGGGCTACGGTGCCGAGGTGCTCTACTGCGGCACCAGTTCGAAGGCGCGTATCGAGAAGGCCCGGGAACGCTGTGCGGAACAGGGGATGACCTTCATCCATCCCTACGATGACCCCAGGGTGATGGCCGGCCAGGGAACGGTGGGTCTGGAGATCGTCGATGATCTCCCCGATGTGGAGACCGTGCTGGTCCCCACCGGCGGTGGGGGGCTGCTCTCCGGGACGGCCACCGCCGTCAGGGAGCTGTGTCCTTCGGCCCGGGTGATCGGTGTGGAGCCGGAGCAGAGCAACAGCATGTACCGCTCGTTGCAGGCGGGGGAGCCGACGCCGCTGGAGGGGATCGTCTCCATCGCCGACGGGCTGAAGACCACCGTGCCGGGACGGAACAACTTCCCGGTGGTGCGGCGCTATGTCGATGATATCGCCCTTGTGTCGGAAGAGGCCATTGCGGAGACCCTGCTGCGTCTTCTGGAACGCTGCAAACTGCTTGTCGAGCCTTCCGGTGCTGTCGCCGTGGCGGCCTTGCTTTCCGGTGTCGTGACCGGAACCGGAAAGACTGTGGCGGTGCTCAGCGGGGGGAATGTGGCGCTGCCGGTCCTGCAGCGGCTGATCGCGGAGCGGGGCTGACGGGAGGCGCC comes from the Synergistales bacterium genome and includes:
- a CDS encoding aromatic amino acid ammonia-lyase, which encodes MRKVVLTGKDLTIEEVVAVARENAQVSVAGECREEIRGVRDYIEEHWIRPDAPPTYGFNTGLGKLKDYTIDMEQNDQFQHNIVMSHCGCVGEPAGEDVVRATMLVRINAFCQGVSGLRLEVIDRLAEMLNRGVHPVIPLLGSVGASGDLAPLAHMTSVLIGHDRAEAFYRGERMAAPEALRRAGIAPVRFQLKAKDALALINGTTMFAGMAALACHDALELARQADVATALSLEAVRGELAAFDPRIQKVRRHPGQARVAENVRTLTAESTRTTEEARKVHLADDLMHPGPYKPRVQDLYSLRCMPQVHGSVRDNLDYVWQTIERELNAATDNPLVFRTESGEELEFLSGGNFHGEPIAFAMDLLTVSLAELGNISERRTFSLTDPALSYGLPPMLSGSPTGLNYGYGIIACSASALASENKTLCFPATADTISTKAGQEDHVSMAPWATRKAVMVERNLEKMLGIEFLLAAEAVTLTEPELGRFRLGKGTQAVFDRIRADVEGTSADSYMPDQSGPLVSLVERREMLKAAEWAVGLLQ
- a CDS encoding endonuclease III → MITDYARTFDYDGFMEELEAAFQGYGKAAVRDFVAMKRRDPFRVLIGTILSSRTKDEVTSVASERLFAEAPDTEALAALPEVEIEELIYPVGFYKTKAKHLQATARMLLEHYGGEVPSTLAELLKLPGVGRKTANLVLGEAFGTNAICVDTHVHRISNRVGLVETGTPQETERDLEAILPERYWIRYNYHLVAHGQEICKPISPYCSRCALTPYCRRIGVARSR
- a CDS encoding molybdenum cofactor guanylyltransferase, coding for MSPIWRDTLVAILAGGKSRRFGKPKLQARIEARTFLERSLDLASALSSSSCVVVATGAALPVADAPVLEDLYQDIGPLAGIVTALRASRLPYVCTLPCDMPLLSAAVFETLYAKRVPGQPVVARSPKGLEPLIAIWPAAAAPVVEGCIRRRRLNIRAPLRELGAVVVDLEREMDGYRPELMTNINYPEDLKRLRDTRTMWEGDHHADTE
- a CDS encoding pyridoxal-phosphate dependent enzyme, whose translation is MLTLSEIEAARERIGDAVHHTPLVQSATLSAWARCKLSLKAENLQKTGAFKIRGALNAVLSLSPKEGKRGVVTGSSGNHGQAVALAAALAGYPATVVMPEDASPAKAAAVEGYGAEVLYCGTSSKARIEKARERCAEQGMTFIHPYDDPRVMAGQGTVGLEIVDDLPDVETVLVPTGGGGLLSGTATAVRELCPSARVIGVEPEQSNSMYRSLQAGEPTPLEGIVSIADGLKTTVPGRNNFPVVRRYVDDIALVSEEAIAETLLRLLERCKLLVEPSGAVAVAALLSGVVTGTGKTVAVLSGGNVALPVLQRLIAERG